In Vanessa cardui chromosome 9, ilVanCard2.1, whole genome shotgun sequence, the DNA window ttaatattaaaatacgcgATGGCAACACATCTATGATACTCCTACATTCTACCAACTATTTAAAACTTAATCATTTAAAcatgttaagaaaatataacaaatgtcCACAGCAATTAATTCATACACTAAGTAAATTAATTCGCTAATTGGTGTCatttgatttttcaattatctataatattagttaaacctttaaataatataaaaggcacatgcattttaaatatactttgataGTAAATCTACCGATtagaaaaatacatatacaattttgtAAGGCAGTTTTATTTATCGACATGTTTTATCAAGAGATCGGTTCTGTATGCCAAATTCGTCTTACTTCCAAACAGTTCTCGTAGTCATAGAGTTGAAATTTCCGTTTCGGGAAATGTCACTCGGGTGGCCCACCGTTGGGCTTCTCCTTGATGTCAACCTCGTCTGCTTCCAGGATTACGGAGAACGAAAATGGCAGGAAGGCATAACCTTGTCCCTCGTAGAATTTACTCATAAATTCGACCCTGCAATTTGAGTTAAAATTggcaaagattttttaaaaattctatacctacgtatttaattcatttacacGTGTTTCGTCGTTAGACAGGTCAGCACATCGAGTACTATACCATTAAAATGAACGCCATGAATGAATACCAATGTAAGTTGACCTATGCTATATTACTAGAAGCGTATGAAATAGTTGGGAACCTTTTTTACATGCATCATGCATGTGATGAAAtggtttgaaataatatattggaATGTCGTCATTAAGAGGTTTTTAGATTGAGTGAAGACTTTGAAAAAATTAACTCACCAATGCAATCGCAGCGTGTGTAGAAATGCCGACAGTCCTTCCATTAGCACCAGGATCGCGAGTGTGAAGAAAGCCCACGCAGCGAAAAGTAAGTACAGCAAGATCGCGTTTACCGGAGACCCCCCGCCGAGACCTATTTTAAGCAGCCTCTGCCACAACACTGCTGATAGTTCTGATGGAGAAAGTTGAGAAAATATGATTAGTTTTATTGTCAGAATTACAGTTTTGTCAGTTACATACTCGTAAGGCACGAAAAGTTCACAGGGCACAAAAAGTTACCGAGTATCGGATTTGCGAACCAGTGAGCGTGTACCTGCCTGTACACTACATCATGTTCCCCTTAGGTGGCCAGGAACTTGACCGCCACGGCCGAAATCGGCTAGGACAACATTATCATTACGTGCCGGAAAAATTGCCGATCGGTGCGGCTGGTTAGGTTACTTAGGGACTCACGCGCATGCGCCAGCGACAGCGCCCAGAGGCGCAGGTAGGAGGCGGTGTGCGACACGGCGCCCAGCACGTACTCGATGGTGTGGATGGCCTGCGTGATGAGCACCTCGCCCAGCGCCTCctccgcgccgcccgccgcctcCGCGCCGCCCTCCACGCCAGCGCGCTGCAACCACACGCTCTACTGCACTCCAACCGATACCACACCTCCGCCCGCTCATGAGTCGGCCACATTAgatgaagttaaattattaatatggtaCACTGACATATTATCTTTCGCCGATTGATGCGAAAGAAGCACTTCTAtcttaatgaaaaaaatcaCTGGCTGGTACTGAGTTATTTTTTGGGAAAAATCTATTTCACGTGGCTTACAGTGAACTGACAGAAATCATCACGTAAGGAAAAAGCGTAATGTCCTCTCCAGACGACATATCCATCTCTTTTCTTTTTTCTCTGTCTCTCTACAAGAATAGACAGAGATAGAGAGAAAGAATAAGGTTAGAGTTAAtcatattaaacttattataattatcgtaCCTTTTGCTTTTTCGCCACCATTATCTGATACACCGGTTTTCCAAACAGCATGATAGGTATGCATAGAAACGCAATAGCTAAGAAGGTCTTCTGAATGATATCCTGACCATCGTACATGAAAGGTTGACAAGGTCCCTTAGCCGTCGACTCCTTTAGCAACATCATGTTAATGAATATTATCAACACAGACGGTGCGCAATATGTCCCAAGTGCTTCAtctgcaaaaaaaatattaaaaagatcgtttcaaattttatcaataattgcAAACATGGTATTTTAAAAGATCagttttattttggtttaaaaCTTTATCAAAGTAAATGAATCTTACAATACTTCAATagtgtaacaataaaaaattcatTCAACATCAATAAATTGTTACGAaagataatttattcaataggctatttgactggtttttaaaatccatttatattatttagtagaggttaagtaatctagtaaaagttgatttttttaattctagtacatatttgccgaaaaatatcatattaaaaattccatattttaataacgcgcgaaaacgctacttggacaatatggcgctacaatggggtcggtgatgtcactttgctgtattttaatctgtggtacatatagtagaaaatcaaggtttacaagaaagtgacttcataataagcactgccaatcaggagcgtttcgcgttgaaaaaatgtatttttatttattgatttttgaataaattaagtattattttcaagtttcgttagtaaataaccatttttaaactcataatctacactgattacaataattcacaatttattttttgcattgtcaaatagcctattgtttcCAGTATTAAGAAACCGAGGCGGTTAGTATTTTTATAGGGATACgtcaaattctatttttaaatggagCATCAACTGTCTTCAACGACGCCGTTTCCTTCCTGACACCATAGACTATTGTTACATCAACAAGAAGTGCTTTAGTTTTGGACTTTGATTTAAGATAcctattactaataatttattattattagttattactcAATGTGAGATAAAAGGTAATAGTTGGCTCAAGGATGGTGATAgaaatggaatatattccataaaATGACCATTTGTCAAAGATTACAGTAAAGTTGATAATTCATCTGAGATGgctcattaaaaattaaattttgcaatGTTTGGTAGTGTGCAATCTATAATCTTAAACCAGCctatttaatcttaattttgaaatgtcTTTGCCCAGAGATCTGGAAGAAATCGGTAGGTAAAGCCACATTTCGTTCAGCCCATAATtcctctttatttattatataaataaataaataaataaattatcaatatatgttGTGAACAATcatttaaacaaacataatttaCCTGTCGCATCTGCAGAATACATGATCCATTTCATGAACATCAGAATACACAAATACCAAAACAGGAGAAGAAGAAATAATATCTGTGGTATGTACTGTAGGAATATTAACTCCGCCTTCTTGAAGaagctgaaattaaaaaaaggaaaaatatataaaaacttttcaataCTCAAATCAAAGTATGGTATCTAATTTCTTGAATACAGTAATTACTTGAAGTTTACCACACTCAATGTTACCCCGAACGCCATATGGATTACGCCGAATATTATCGACAGTTTCATTTTGAACGAGTTCAGAAATATTATGTTGTTGGCGGCAAACTGGAAAAAAGCCACACGTAAGTTATATTCAATCACAGAATTACATAAAAGTAATGGATTGACTTGATGATTGATggactttttggtttgacatttttacaaataaaagtagaaaaataatatcaccGAATTTGATATGGGAATCGTTAATCTGGGTTGAAAAACGAAAGATAATGGATgtaataaaaactgtaaaaattaatattgtaaactaCATTAAATAtcatgttgtcttaaattttcgcgattattacacatttaaataaaactaattataacagaccgtcgtctacccgtgaccacgaacactgcaaagtgctcgaaacgtcgggatgtttaaaaataattaatatacgcgattcatccgttataattagttttatttaaatacattaaatatcgttaattatttgatgttcctgtttgCTTGAAGCTAGGTACATATTAAACGCGGAATAAAATATTGGCAACAAATATTATAAGAGATGTAaaagttttcaaaatattttggcTTTATTGAAACGGATATTGAAATGTGATttaggttaaaaaaaatatttctactgTTCCTTACTTACTTGCCAAGCAGGATCGATTCCAAGCGGATAGGGAGTCTTCGTATACGCGTCTTTTGGATCCAATTCGAAACTACTATGATTTCTCAGAGTGCCTTCATCGTAGACATTTTGCCAACTACTGCCGAATATGTTTAACGACTTCGAGAATATATCGTTGTATATCAAGCCAGTGTAAACAGAGAATATTCCCATCAGGAGTATAATGTATCGTCCGCCGAAGAATATGTTCCATATTTCGTTGTCCGATTTATTCTTTGCGAATTTCTTTTCGAATATAACAAGTATGGCGGCGAAAATGGTCATAATGAGACCGTGGCCCATGTCACCGAACATCACAGCGAACAGAAACGGGAATGTTATTATCGTGTACAAAGCTGAAATACATATCATGTATCAGTGATTTTTTTGTTAGTTGAAtcaaatcgaattttaaataaacctgcATGATAAAGTAATCAATAATTTGATCCAAGTTGTTATTGTGATAATTATTGAGaagaaaatagtataaatagtgTCACCACCGCCTACAGATATGGTCACTGCATAAACATCCTGAGATTGTCTATGCGCCCAATCACGGATATGGTACGGATACGGTATGTCTTTGGTATCTGTAATCGAGTTCTACAAGAGAGACTTTCCATCATTTTTCATGAATTTCCATCATGTAAAAATATAGACAAGGGTCATATATATGTGCCCTTTAGAATACACATTTTTGAATAaactcttattttaatttttattataattttcttttaacaaaCTTTATGAGTAATTTCCTCCTTTTTCTTACACCTTGGCTAAGTGATAATGTTGAGTAGAATTTAATTGATATGCATATTATTGAATGTTACGAACGGAGCCTTATGTTTTTGACAGTTGTCGATATGGTAAAGTAAGACAGTTTATTACCTGGGTTAACTTCTCGATAGCTGGCGATTCCATAGGAATCAATGAGGGTCTGAAAGCCCCGGGTGAACTTGTTCGTCCGGTTGAACGTCGGCGGTATTTCTAACGTTGGGACGTGGTGTAGAATTGACGGGATGGGACTACCACTAGCTTTctgaaaataaacattcaatGTGCATTAGGTATGGATGTAATAGAAAGATAAAgagaaaattacaaattatttgtatttggcATAACCTCAAACCTTAATAAAACAATCTTAATAGTTTTTTGAAGTATGACACTgccaaaattaatttcaaaataacataAAGTGTCTACGTTCCTTTTAAAAGATATCAATAATTTTCCTGGtacatattcaaaaaaaaaaatctcgatgTCTCAAATGTTCGTTACATGTTACGttatatattttcgtattaaaACATTTCAGTTATATATACCTAGACAGAAAACGATGAACTAGGGTATGTCGATTTTTTGGattcaaatttaatactttgacaaaaatctttatttaaatatacctaaataatgttgctatatataatatatttgtgaaaGTATGGAGCAAAGCAAAAGATGACATGTCGGCCGTGTAGTTATACAAATATGGGGCTTAACTCCTTGAAACAAGACACataattttgtaaagtaaaagtgGACTTACGACACCGTTGTCTAAAGCCTTTTGCAAGATGTGTAAGTCACACCTCGGGACCCAGCACTCCGCTATGAGGCATTTCTTGACGATGTCCATACTGAACATGTTCAGCGTGTGGTATATGGCCTTCTCTTTCCTCACCACGACCATCCACGTGCTGATATCTCTCGCTATGTTTGCCAACACCAGTCTACGGTGTTGTTCCGTTTGTTCCAACACCTGGAATTTAATTATCACATTTGAATGACTTGAGCAGCTTTgcaatatttgacgacctccgtggtcaagtgtgtacaccggttttcatgggtacgccactccgaggtcccgggtacgATTTCCGCCCGAAACGTTgtagaaaatttattacttttctatgttgtcttaggtctgggtgtttgtggtaatttcgttacttctaattttccataaaacaagtgctttagctacttagattgggatcagagtaatgtatgtgatgttgtctcatatttatatttgtctatttatagtattatacaCGTGCAATATACAACTGAGGTGGTAACCCTTTGGCCGaatcaatatgtattttagtTAAGCAAACTGCTATCTAGGGTGGATCCAGAGCACAGGACGACCTCGATTATTTTTAGGGGGTTGGACATAGACAATAtctgttcttttgttttttttctttattgtgtttatgtggtcaataaaacctttttcactTATTATTCTTAATCTCATTTAATTGACGGTAGTTTTTggataatatctatataataatattagctaATAAATACTAAGTCGTGCATTGTGCGAGAGagataatataactttatttttaatacagtaaaaaaagttaatatagtGATGTAATGTttgaaatacagattataatgtAAACGATATTTATCAAAAAGTTCCGTCAACAATATTGTAAAcctatttaattgtaaacagtcacaatacaattataatacgtACACCACTTAAGAAGATCCTGCCTTGACACCGTTTATAGTTGTTTATTAAGTTTTGATAACAATATTACGCAAATTGAAGTTATGTTTAACGATGTAATGAAGTTCGTTTCTATTTTGATGTCTGATATTTGTatacacattattaataattataaataaacttttgatccgccccgtcttcgcacggatACAATattgatactgaatatactgcagaatgtatatatacaaaattcataGCTTtgtgtcattagacaatacaaaccgttacagatacatacttttatatatctTGTAGGATTAGAAACatgtaaaatgtaatgtaaacctcttatttacaaaaaccttcctcgcGAGTTACTCTATCTATtgtaaaccgcatcaaaatccgttgcgaaatATTAATGATCTATGCATACATAGTGACAGTCAGCGATAAgcgatattgttttataatatataaggatTAGGATTTATATTTACTCTACCGCCGAAAAGcgatagtatattataaaataacgattaCAATTTCTTGTGATAGACAGCTTGAAAAAGATcaccttaatttaaatttgtactaTAGCCATaccaataatataacaattgcAAAGATTTTTTGCGGTTTACTTTTCTGATTTCCTTGTTCAGATCTGAAGAATATATTTCCAAGCCAGTagtaaatagttaattaaatcaatacgaCCCTCAAGCTATTCATAGCgttattatatagtaaaaatatcgaGGATAATTCTgatatattacttggtggtagggctttgtgcaagcccgtctgggtaggtaccactcactcatcagttattctaccgccaaacaacagtactcagtattgttgtgttccggtctgaagggtgagtgagccagtgtaactccacaagcacaagggacataacatcttagttcccaaggttggtggcgcattgacgacgtaaggaatagttaatatttcttacagcttcattgtctatgggtgatggtgaccacttatcatcaggtggccatgctcgtccgccaacctataccataaaaaaaatatagtcatataagaatatttaccaTTTCTAAGTCCTTAATCCTCGACTCTATCCCAGCTAGCATATCTTGCTGTTCCTTGTACGTCGCCGGGCAGGGATACAGGGTCGCTTGGAAGCCATTGCACACTTTCTTGACTCTCAGCTTTATCTGTTCTCCATGGAAGAATACCACGAACACTGTCTTCTGTAACTCGTGACTCTGAAACAATTCACAAGTTTATTATTTCCATAATTATATCTCATACGGGTCTTTTCATCACTATCACTAAAGCTATTCTACTTTTAAATGTCACCGTGTAATAGTGTGAGTTACGCTTGTATTTATAGggtgtcttagtgtgcgtgctAATGTTAGAACAAAGACAGCAAAGAAATATAGAAGCAAAATTATATTCTGTATATGCTGACGACCTATAGGGACATCATCAAAcagtttcatataaaaatgcTATAAGGAGACGAGATATACAAACGATATTGAGAGAACGTTTGATTAcctaaacatttaaatattagtaagtaaGGTCGTAAATGTAAAACGCTAGTTTCCGTTTAAGTCGttcttaaaataacaaaatgccaGTCGgccacttaaataaataagtaaaccttagggtaaaaaaatcaataaaaacttaGGTTAACGACCGTATAGCATTTAGCGTGGCCCATAGCATGTCAACTTCTAACTAGCCTCTAAATCAATGTTGTAACGATTTGTTTTCGAACTGTATCATTATTTGATATGATTATCAGCAAAATGCACTCGCTTTATCGATACGGAGCTTATATTTTCAAGTATTTCAAGGATTACATGCGGCTATTGTTTACTGAAAACGCGTGATTATCGAGCTCGTGTTCACTACATTTCaatgattgttttaatttttagataTACTCCAAGAAAATACACATTATGAGTTTTTCTTAGTTGCATGTTTACTTGGATTTTGACTTGTTATGTAATTTGTTGATAGTTCTAGATCTAGTTTATAGATCTAGTCTGAGATACTTTTTacttgcaatatattttaacaagtaaaaatatttcgtaaggTTCGTatgacatattaatttatattataagttattacaaaaGATTTAAAGTCTTCATACTAAACATTTTACGTACAAATTGTTACGGGCACAGAAAGATACataacagcaacaacaacaacagcaatagcctctaaatttcccactgctgggctaaagcatcctctccctttcaggggaaggtttggaacatattctactacactgttccaatgcgggttcgtggaatacacatgtggcaatttctatgaaattagacacagtcaggttacctcacgatattttctctcaccgccgagcacgagatgaattataaacacaaattaagcacaagcaATTTCAGTGGtacatgcctgggtttgaacccatattCATCGGTTAAGgcgcacgcgttctatccactaggccatctcggctcactaaGTCATCAATGATGAATAGGGTTTAGTAACTAGTAGGTTTATCTTAGTTTTAACTTACCGTAACCGGATCTTTTAGGGGTTCATCGATTTGGGCCtgcttaaagaatatatttccgTGCGATATCCTCCATAGCATTCTTTCAAAGGAAGGTACCCTTGCTGTAGCCACAACACCAGCTATGAAGCCCAAATGCCCTAACGCACCGTCATTATTGTAAATTTGTACTGACGCGGAGATCTTTCTATGAGCGCTGTGGTCTTGAAAAAATGTCTGTGTCTTTTCAATCAGCAATTTTAGTTCGATAAGCGCAAGGTAATCCGTCTTTAAGTTTTGGGCGTTTCTTGTTATCTCTTGTATTTCTGATTCGATGTAATCGATCCTTTCCTGAAAGAAAATTGTTCGATAAATCAATAGAAAAGTATTTTAGTAAGAAAATTTCAAGTATTTGGTCACCTATGCTCATATAAATTGACACTGGAGGTAATCTTTTGCATTGCCATTGGGACATTGGAACCAACGTTGGGATCTAAGATCCCAACGACTGTAGCTcgctcacacttcaaaccggatcgCACTTAAccgtaattgttttaattttttttttatattatccgagtaggcatatgactccactccatcTGATAGTAGGTGGgagtggagtccaaacgcgaagatgACTCGTACGGACAGCAAGAATgtgctgcactagtcaccctcgTCATGCCGGCCCGTATGATGCCTCTtgacgcctcgtttgaaggcactcAGGTTATAAAAGGAGAGGAATACGAGTCCTGGTAATCAATCACGAGTTCAATTTTTTGGGGgtgcgacaaagaaaagagGTGCCAAATTTATTTGTGCCCCTTGGGATAGATGTGACAGTTAGGCGATGACATCGCGAGTCAGCACGCGTAGATTtgtgaagaaaaataataatacactaaGTATTACTGCATATATCAGTTAGTATATCACGCGTATGGCATGGAATTCAGATAGCCAATCATATTCGTTAAGTATAGACATTTTACTTACCTCTAATATATTGATCTCCCTCGGTGTTAATACTCGAGGCGACGGCTTTGGCGGAGGCGGTGGTTCTGGCAGTTCCCCGCTCACCCAGCGCAGCTTGCGTTCCATTTCGTTGCAACGTCTGACTTCTGTTACATATCGACGTTGGAAATCGTTCACGTGTGGATTTAACtgtaaagaaaattatgtgcTTTAAACTTACATGATATTAATAGGTAGTAAGTCCCTGCTATAAGGCAAAGGATTTTCCTTCTTTTGAAAAGAAGTTTAGGTTCCCAATTCCACTACCGATTCGTTACTCTAACAGGTTTTGATGAATATATAAAGAAGAGCGGAAGAAATAagacgatattttatttttcgaattcaTATTGTACATCAGTTACCGGTTTTTAAGGTACGAGTAATGAACCGTTTCAGTTACTGTATCTCTTTATGTTATACACCTACGACTTTAAAGAACAACGaaacgtttttatatattttttataaaccttTTTTATAGGAACCCTTTGAACATCGCTTCGTAGATATCAAATTATTTGACAATCCAAATTCAAAGTTCTGCATTAAATGTAGAAGCTAaacacttattgattgtcaaattaagtACAAGGATCGGTACAGAGAGGTAAAgtctcatcatcatcagcctatttttgtccactgctggacataggcctctcccagtgcacgccactgtggtctttctccggctactcgcatccagctcctgcctgccgccttgcgtatatcgtcactccaccgtgcctgaggacgtcctacactacgtttgccgagacgcggtctccactctagaacacgttttccccaacggttgtcggttctacgacaaatatgaccagcccactgccatttcagcttactaatccggtgggctatgtcgatgactttggttctttgacggatcacctcatttctgatgcgatccctcaaagaaacgccgagcatagccctttccatagcacgctgagcgactttaagctggtggaccagccttgtcgtgaatgtccacgtttcggctccgtatgtcatgacgggtaggacgcactgattgaagactttcgtcttaaggcactgtgggatcgacgatgttaagattcgtcgtaacttcccaaacgctgcctaacccagctgaattcttctattcacctcgtcctcaaggttgtttctacctaatcgcagagtctgcccgaggtagacatatttttgaacaacttcgaggacggtaccatgtatcgtagtcggttccggtagaacatgttcattgaacatgaccttggttttatccaagttcatccgtaggccgatacgcatagaagaatcagccagctcgttcagcatttgttgtaggtcctgcagcgtttctgccacgatgacgatgtcgtctgcgaatctcaagtgagagatgtattcgccattgatgttaatgccacgtcctttccagttcagcgtcttgaacatatcctccattgcattagtgaacaatttgggggaaataacgtccccttgtctcactcctcgatgcaatggtatgggatttgtttgctgattctgtactcggacggacatggtggcagcttcatagagacatctcatcacttggatgtatcgccaatcaacttggcaacgctgcagggactccagaacagcccagatttcaaccgagtcaaaggccttctcatagtccacgaatgcaatacacaggggccgattatactcatgggacttctgtataatctgccgcactgtatggatgtggtctatggtgccgtatccggtccgaaacccggcctgctccgggggttggaattcgtcgaatcttagcgcaagacggttcgtgatcactcttgaaaacagcttatagacgtggctcagtagggatatgggacgatagttcttcagcagggttttgtctccctttttgaagaacaggacgaccacactcctactccacgcctccggagttctcccttcgaagaggacagagttaaaaagcgtctgaagttccctaagtactggtttacctcccgcttttaatagctctgtggtaacgccgtcctctccaggggcttttccatttttaagctgtctaagagcagtctcgatttcgccaatactgacttcaggcaggtcttcggagaaatggcgtgttaatgtagctctaggatcctcattttcgggatcaggtcgagatgcatgcgatgcgtataaccggccgtagaagtcctctacttccgaaagtactgccggcttagaagaaacgacttctccacttgctgtggtcaacttcgtcaggtggctccttccaagagattgtacgaacaccttagacccccgattctgctcaatagctctttttattgcaagagtattggagcaccggaggtcgtgtcgtacgcgcctgctgatctcttggtttaattgccgtttctctgacgaagtgacag includes these proteins:
- the LOC124532312 gene encoding V-type proton ATPase 116 kDa subunit a 1-like — its product is MFRSEEMVLCQLFVQPEAAYVSMYELGEAGIAQFRDLNPHVNDFQRRYVTEVRRCNEMERKLRWVSGELPEPPPPPKPSPRVLTPREINILEERIDYIESEIQEITRNAQNLKTDYLALIELKLLIEKTQTFFQDHSAHRKISASVQIYNNDGALGHLGFIAGVVATARVPSFERMLWRISHGNIFFKQAQIDEPLKDPVTSHELQKTVFVVFFHGEQIKLRVKKVCNGFQATLYPCPATYKEQQDMLAGIESRIKDLEMVLEQTEQHRRLVLANIARDISTWMVVVRKEKAIYHTLNMFSMDIVKKCLIAECWVPRCDLHILQKALDNGVKASGSPIPSILHHVPTLEIPPTFNRTNKFTRGFQTLIDSYGIASYREVNPALYTIITFPFLFAVMFGDMGHGLIMTIFAAILVIFEKKFAKNKSDNEIWNIFFGGRYIILLMGIFSVYTGLIYNDIFSKSLNIFGSSWQNVYDEGTLRNHSSFELDPKDAYTKTPYPLGIDPAWQFAANNIIFLNSFKMKLSIIFGVIHMAFGVTLSVVNFNFFKKAELIFLQYIPQILFLLLLFWYLCILMFMKWIMYSADATDEALGTYCAPSVLIIFINMMLLKESTAKGPCQPFMYDGQDIIQKTFLAIAFLCIPIMLFGKPVYQIMVAKKQKRAGVEGGAEAAGGAEEALGEVLITQAIHTIEYVLGAVSHTASYLRLWALSLAHAQLSAVLWQRLLKIGLGGGSPVNAILLYLLFAAWAFFTLAILVLMEGLSAFLHTLRLHWVEFMSKFYEGQGYAFLPFSFSVILEADEVDIKEKPNGGPPE